A single genomic interval of Vicinamibacterales bacterium harbors:
- a CDS encoding glycoside hydrolase family 28 protein, with the protein MQTTRRLSIVPVLFLVVPVLVLAAAARPSASRAHQAVAPPAREAGFDVRAYGAKGDGKALDTDAINRAIDAAAAAGGGTVRLPSGAYRSFSIHLKSHVGLFLDQGATLVAAEPNPAAGEGYDAPEPLQWDMYQDFGHSHWHNSLIWGEGIEDVSITGPGTIWGKGLIRNQSEKSPVGTGNKAISLRNCRNVLIRDVSILHGGHFGILATGVDNLTIDNMKIDTNRDGIDVDACRNVRLSNLTVNSPFDDGICLKSSYGLGVARATENVTITNCQVSGYDEGSLLDGTYTRKVEYRRGPTGRIKFGTESNGGFKNITISNCVFDYSRGLAIESVDGAIIEDVAITNITMRDIVSAPIFVRLGSRARGPNNPPTGAIRRVRISNVVASNVSDAHGVLVSGVPGHPVEDLRLSDIRIAYRGGGTKADAALEPPEKENAYPEPDMFGRTPSYGLYVRHAVSFGLREVELSVAQPDARPAVRLEDVSGADLDAIKVARTPGEPTFVLRQVKDFLLRNSPGFADARRPAVVRDAF; encoded by the coding sequence ATGCAGACAACCCGACGGCTTTCGATCGTCCCCGTGCTCTTCCTGGTCGTGCCGGTGCTCGTCCTGGCGGCGGCCGCCCGTCCCTCCGCGTCGCGGGCCCACCAGGCCGTGGCGCCGCCGGCGCGGGAGGCGGGGTTCGACGTCCGCGCGTACGGCGCGAAGGGCGACGGCAAGGCCCTGGACACCGATGCGATCAACCGTGCGATCGATGCGGCGGCGGCCGCGGGCGGCGGCACGGTACGGCTCCCGTCTGGCGCGTACCGATCGTTCTCGATTCACCTGAAGAGCCACGTCGGGCTGTTCCTCGACCAGGGGGCGACGCTCGTCGCCGCCGAGCCGAACCCGGCGGCGGGTGAGGGTTACGACGCGCCGGAACCACTCCAGTGGGACATGTACCAGGACTTCGGCCACAGTCACTGGCACAACAGCCTGATCTGGGGAGAGGGGATCGAGGACGTGTCGATCACCGGACCGGGGACGATCTGGGGCAAGGGGCTGATCCGCAACCAGAGCGAGAAATCGCCAGTGGGGACGGGCAACAAGGCCATCAGCCTGAGGAACTGCCGGAACGTCCTCATCCGCGATGTCTCCATCCTCCACGGCGGGCACTTCGGAATCCTGGCGACCGGCGTGGACAACCTCACCATCGACAACATGAAGATCGATACGAACCGGGACGGCATCGACGTGGACGCGTGCCGGAACGTCCGCCTCTCCAACCTGACGGTGAACTCGCCGTTCGACGATGGGATCTGCCTGAAGAGCAGTTACGGGCTCGGCGTCGCGCGCGCGACGGAGAACGTCACGATCACCAACTGCCAGGTGAGCGGGTACGACGAGGGCTCGCTGCTCGACGGGACCTACACGCGGAAGGTCGAGTACCGGCGCGGCCCCACCGGCCGCATCAAGTTCGGCACCGAGAGCAACGGCGGGTTCAAGAACATCACGATCTCGAACTGCGTGTTCGACTACAGCCGCGGCCTGGCGATCGAGAGCGTGGACGGCGCGATTATCGAGGACGTCGCCATCACCAACATCACGATGCGCGACATCGTCAGCGCGCCGATCTTCGTGCGCCTCGGCAGCCGCGCGCGCGGGCCGAACAACCCGCCGACCGGCGCCATCCGGCGCGTGCGCATCAGCAACGTCGTGGCGTCGAACGTCAGCGACGCGCACGGCGTCCTGGTCAGCGGTGTCCCCGGGCATCCTGTCGAGGACCTGCGCCTGAGCGACATCCGCATCGCCTACCGGGGCGGCGGGACGAAGGCCGACGCGGCGCTCGAGCCGCCCGAGAAGGAGAACGCGTACCCGGAACCCGACATGTTCGGCCGGACCCCGTCGTACGGCCTTTACGTCAGGCACGCGGTGTCGTTCGGCTTGCGCGAGGTCGAATTGAGCGTGGCCCAGCCCGACGCGAGGCCGGCGGTCCGCCTCGAGGACGTGTCCGGCGCCGACCTGGACGCGATCAAGGTCGCGCGCACACCGGGCGAACCGACGTTCGTGCTGCGCCAGGTGAAAGACTTCCTGCTGCGCAACTCCCCTGGATTCGCCGACGCGCGGCGCCCGGCGGTGGTTCGCGACGCCTTCTGA
- a CDS encoding response regulator: MNASQSPVVLVVDDHADTREMLLLWLGCSGFQGIEAVDAGAALAAVAEAVPDAILLDMGLPDLDGYEVCRRLRQNPATRATPVIALTGYGSPGDLKRARDAGCDVVLVKPCPPDQVVLELQRHLPAFFGPPGS; encoded by the coding sequence AACGCCAGCCAGTCGCCCGTTGTCCTGGTCGTGGACGACCATGCGGATACCAGAGAGATGCTGCTGCTCTGGCTCGGTTGTTCCGGCTTCCAGGGGATCGAGGCCGTTGACGCCGGTGCGGCGCTTGCCGCTGTTGCAGAGGCTGTTCCGGACGCCATCCTGCTCGACATGGGCCTTCCGGATCTCGACGGCTACGAGGTGTGCCGTCGTCTCAGGCAGAATCCCGCCACGCGGGCAACGCCAGTCATCGCCTTGACCGGCTACGGATCCCCGGGCGACCTGAAGCGAGCACGGGACGCAGGGTGTGACGTCGTGCTCGTCAAGCCGTGCCCGCCCGACCAGGTCGTACTGGAACTCCAGCGACACCTACCGGCGTTCTTCGGGCCACCCGGCAGTTGA